A single genomic interval of Mycobacterium sp. DL592 harbors:
- a CDS encoding class I SAM-dependent methyltransferase: MIRTDDDSWDLRSSVGATATMVAAGRAMATKDPRHLIDDPFAEPLVRAVGLDFFVKMIDGELDTSPFGDVTPERVQAMIAGMAMRTRFFDEYFVSAVGTGIRQAVILAAGLDSRAYRLPWPAESVIYEIDQPEVIEFKAGVLDDLGAQPIAELRSVGIDLREDWPTELAAAGFDASAPTAWLAEGLLIYLPPDAQDRLFATITALSAPGSAVATEYVPGIMDFDVDKAREMAANMRQQGFDLDMPSLVYPGPRSHVMDHLRGKGWDVTGVPGDELFRRNGLQPPDRDGYDPLGEIVYVSATLS, from the coding sequence ATGATCCGCACCGATGACGACTCGTGGGACCTGCGATCCAGCGTCGGGGCCACCGCGACGATGGTGGCCGCAGGCCGGGCGATGGCCACCAAGGATCCGCGCCACCTGATCGACGACCCGTTCGCCGAACCGCTGGTGCGCGCCGTGGGTCTGGACTTCTTCGTCAAGATGATCGACGGCGAGCTCGACACCTCGCCGTTCGGTGATGTCACGCCCGAGCGGGTTCAGGCGATGATCGCCGGAATGGCGATGCGCACCAGGTTCTTCGACGAGTACTTCGTCTCGGCGGTGGGCACCGGCATCCGCCAAGCGGTGATCCTGGCCGCCGGATTGGATTCGCGCGCCTACCGGCTGCCGTGGCCCGCGGAGTCAGTGATCTATGAGATCGACCAACCCGAGGTGATCGAGTTCAAGGCCGGAGTGCTCGACGACCTCGGCGCACAGCCGATCGCGGAGCTGCGCAGCGTCGGCATCGACCTGCGGGAGGACTGGCCCACCGAACTTGCCGCCGCCGGTTTCGACGCCTCGGCTCCCACAGCCTGGCTGGCCGAGGGATTGCTGATCTATCTACCGCCCGACGCCCAGGACAGACTGTTTGCCACCATCACCGCACTCAGCGCCCCGGGCAGCGCGGTCGCCACCGAATACGTGCCCGGAATCATGGATTTCGACGTCGACAAGGCCCGCGAGATGGCTGCCAACATGCGCCAGCAAGGGTTCGACCTCGACATGCCGTCGCTGGTCTATCCCGGCCCACGCAGCCACGTCATGGACCATCTGCGCGGCAAGGGCTGGGATGTGACCGGGGTGCCGGGTGATGAACTGTTCCGGCGCAACGGATTACAGCCGCCCGACCGCGACGGGTACGACCCGCTCGGCGAGATCGTCTACGTCAGCGCCACATTGAGCTGA
- a CDS encoding LCP family protein has protein sequence MTTPDVQSPRRGRRAAVRSLGALAAAASVAVTGIGWLGVHRALGGIITSEALLGGTSSGQGAQNILVMGLDSRLDEHGQPLPQDVYDALHAGDETVGGYNANVLILVHLPADGAPVAISIPRDDYVDLADCPTGVCQGKIKQAYGLAYQHALEVIGADDALNNSLDPQAKEQRGREAGRKAEIATVQQLLNVPIDHFVEVTLGAFFEIAKAVAPITVCLNEDTADDFSGADFHQGVQQIDAAQAMAFVRQRRDVSNADFTDMDRTRRQQAFLVSLVSALRHNGDLDNPLALNKLLDVTKQNVAVDAGLDLGAFAQRASTMASHAPALYTLPITGFGQDPAGEDVNLIDVPAVRSIVRDLFSGDPAPSTAAATPVPAADPMYGTGAVLDVVNATARDGLASQLEKTFSANGFQQGRTSTAAGTSATSDVEYGPGADIAGKALAAQLNLSANGNDALPASQVKLTVGGDFPAGEYLGDSAGGDSAAPTTSTVATVSATATGAASPAPTDLSHMTGESVPCVK, from the coding sequence GTGACGACACCCGATGTGCAGTCCCCACGGAGGGGTCGGCGCGCGGCGGTACGGTCGTTGGGTGCCCTGGCGGCCGCGGCTTCCGTCGCGGTGACTGGCATCGGGTGGTTGGGTGTGCACCGGGCGCTGGGCGGGATCATCACGTCGGAGGCGCTGCTCGGGGGTACCTCGTCGGGCCAAGGCGCGCAGAACATTCTCGTCATGGGGCTGGACAGCAGACTCGACGAGCACGGGCAGCCGCTACCTCAGGACGTCTACGACGCGCTGCACGCCGGCGACGAGACGGTCGGTGGATACAACGCCAATGTCCTGATCCTGGTTCACCTCCCCGCCGACGGTGCTCCCGTAGCGATCTCGATCCCCCGCGACGACTATGTCGATCTCGCAGACTGCCCGACGGGGGTCTGCCAGGGCAAGATCAAACAGGCCTACGGCCTGGCTTACCAGCACGCGCTGGAGGTCATCGGCGCCGACGATGCGCTGAACAACTCGCTTGATCCGCAGGCCAAGGAGCAGCGTGGGCGCGAAGCGGGACGTAAGGCCGAAATCGCGACGGTCCAGCAGCTGTTGAATGTCCCCATCGATCACTTCGTGGAGGTGACGTTGGGAGCCTTCTTCGAGATCGCCAAGGCGGTCGCGCCGATCACGGTGTGCCTTAATGAGGACACCGCCGACGATTTCTCCGGAGCCGACTTTCATCAAGGGGTGCAGCAGATCGATGCGGCGCAGGCGATGGCGTTCGTGCGTCAGCGGCGCGATGTCAGCAACGCCGACTTCACCGACATGGACCGTACCCGCCGCCAGCAGGCATTCCTGGTCTCGCTGGTCAGCGCCCTGCGCCACAACGGAGATCTCGACAACCCGCTGGCCTTGAACAAGCTGCTCGACGTCACCAAACAGAACGTTGCGGTCGACGCCGGTCTGGACCTGGGCGCATTCGCGCAGCGGGCATCGACGATGGCGTCCCACGCACCCGCGCTGTACACATTGCCGATCACCGGGTTCGGTCAGGACCCGGCCGGAGAGGACGTCAATCTGATCGACGTGCCGGCGGTGCGCTCGATCGTGCGGGACCTGTTCTCTGGCGATCCGGCACCCTCGACCGCGGCGGCGACGCCGGTGCCGGCGGCCGATCCGATGTATGGCACCGGTGCCGTCTTGGACGTGGTGAATGCCACCGCTCGCGACGGCCTCGCGTCTCAACTCGAAAAGACGTTCAGCGCCAACGGTTTCCAGCAGGGCAGAACCAGCACTGCGGCGGGCACCTCGGCCACCAGCGATGTGGAGTACGGGCCCGGGGCCGACATCGCCGGTAAGGCGCTTGCCGCGCAGCTCAATCTGTCCGCCAATGGCAATGACGCACTTCCGGCGAGCCAGGTGAAACTCACCGTGGGGGGCGACTTCCCGGCTGGGGAGTACCTCGGCGACAGTGCCGGCGGTGATTCGGCGGCACCGACCACCAGCACGGTTGCCACGGTGTCTGCCACGGCTACCGGTGCCGCGTCGCCGGCGCCCACCGACCTCAGTCACATGACCGGGGAGTCGGTGCCTTGCGTCAAGTAG
- the sppA gene encoding signal peptide peptidase SppA — translation MLAFLPALPGADDLRALVRKVDTARHHGVASGVILELDLQSIPPETGGFDPLAFVTGGGRPLLLADAIAAIHRAAEDDRVAGLIARVQLSAAPAGPVQELRDAIAAFTARKPSLAWAETYPGTLAYYLASAFTEVWLQPSGTVGLIGFATNALFLRDALDKAGIEAQFVTRGKYKSAVNVFTEDHYTDAHKEADSRLIESLHAQVWQAIADSRGIDVAAVDELANRAPLLRDDAVTGHLIDRIGFRDEAYSRIAELAGVEGISPETGDADSEDGPPRLFLSRYAQTRKNTPPIPSLPGRKKPTIAVVTVAGAIVSGRGGPNLAPLGRPSAGADTIAAALRQAGADDNVAAVVLRVDSPGGSVTGSETIWREVARVRDKGKPVVASMGAVAASGGYYISMDADAIVANPGTITGSIGVLTGKLIARGLKERLGVNSDSVRTNDNADAWSPNAPFTEEQHALVEAEADLFYADFVQRVADARGMSPEAVEAVARGRVWTGADAAEHGLVDELGGLRDAVRRAKVLAGLNPDAEIELARLPGSSLRDFLRPKASSQPVAASLPEATAALLSQTIRGVVEHGERVLAGSSVLWIGNSRF, via the coding sequence ATGCTCGCCTTCCTGCCCGCGCTCCCGGGCGCCGACGACCTCCGTGCACTGGTCCGCAAGGTCGACACCGCACGCCATCACGGCGTGGCCAGCGGTGTGATCCTCGAGTTGGACCTGCAGTCGATCCCGCCTGAGACTGGTGGCTTCGACCCCTTGGCCTTCGTCACCGGTGGCGGCAGGCCGCTGCTGCTCGCTGATGCAATCGCCGCGATCCACCGCGCCGCCGAAGACGACCGGGTTGCGGGTTTGATTGCGCGGGTGCAGCTTTCGGCGGCACCCGCAGGGCCTGTCCAGGAACTGCGGGATGCCATCGCCGCGTTCACCGCGCGTAAACCGTCACTGGCGTGGGCCGAGACCTACCCGGGCACGCTGGCCTATTACCTCGCCTCGGCGTTCACCGAGGTGTGGCTTCAGCCGTCCGGGACAGTCGGGCTGATCGGCTTCGCCACCAACGCGCTGTTCCTGCGGGACGCCCTCGACAAGGCTGGTATCGAGGCCCAGTTCGTCACCCGCGGAAAGTACAAGTCGGCGGTGAACGTCTTCACTGAAGACCACTACACCGACGCGCACAAAGAAGCCGACTCGCGGCTGATCGAAAGCCTGCACGCCCAGGTGTGGCAGGCCATCGCCGACTCGCGCGGCATCGACGTCGCCGCCGTCGACGAGCTGGCCAACCGGGCACCGCTACTGCGCGACGACGCCGTCACCGGCCACCTCATCGACCGCATCGGCTTCCGCGACGAGGCGTACAGTCGCATCGCCGAACTGGCTGGTGTGGAAGGGATCTCACCGGAAACCGGTGACGCCGACTCCGAAGACGGGCCGCCCCGGCTCTTCCTGTCCCGCTATGCCCAGACCCGCAAGAACACCCCGCCGATCCCGTCGCTCCCCGGCCGCAAGAAGCCGACGATCGCCGTGGTCACCGTCGCCGGTGCGATCGTCAGCGGCCGCGGCGGCCCGAACCTGGCACCGCTGGGCCGGCCCAGCGCGGGTGCGGACACCATCGCCGCAGCACTGCGGCAGGCCGGCGCCGACGACAACGTCGCCGCGGTGGTGTTGCGGGTCGACAGCCCGGGCGGATCGGTGACCGGGTCGGAGACGATCTGGCGGGAAGTGGCCCGGGTGCGGGACAAGGGTAAACCGGTGGTCGCGTCGATGGGCGCGGTGGCTGCATCCGGCGGCTACTACATCTCGATGGATGCCGACGCCATCGTCGCCAACCCGGGGACCATCACCGGCTCGATCGGGGTGCTGACCGGCAAGCTGATCGCACGCGGTCTCAAGGAGCGCCTCGGCGTCAACTCGGATTCGGTGCGCACCAATGACAATGCCGACGCGTGGTCGCCCAATGCGCCGTTCACCGAGGAGCAGCACGCACTGGTGGAGGCCGAGGCCGATCTGTTCTACGCCGACTTCGTGCAGCGCGTGGCCGACGCTCGCGGCATGTCTCCCGAGGCGGTCGAAGCGGTGGCCCGCGGGCGGGTGTGGACTGGCGCGGACGCCGCCGAGCACGGTCTGGTCGACGAACTCGGTGGCCTGCGCGACGCGGTTCGCCGTGCGAAGGTACTCGCAGGCCTCAACCCTGACGCCGAAATCGAGCTCGCGCGGCTGCCCGGCTCGTCGCTGCGAGACTTCCTGCGCCCCAAGGCTTCTTCTCAGCCGGTGGCGGCGTCGCTACCGGAGGCCACCGCGGCACTGCTCAGCCAGACGATCAGGGGAGTGGTCGAACACGGTGAACGGGTGCTGGCCGGAAGCAGTGTGCTGTGGATCGGGAACAGCCGGTTCTGA
- the rplO gene encoding 50S ribosomal protein L15 produces the protein MSVIKLHDLKPAPGSKTKKTRVGRGEASKGKTAGRGTKGTKARKNVPVTFEGGQMPIHMRLPKLKGFRNRFRTEYAVVNLGDLSRVFPEGGTVGVDDLVAKGLVRKNVLVKVLGDGKLTAKVDVTAHKFSGSAREAITAAGGSATEL, from the coding sequence ATGAGTGTCATCAAGCTGCACGACCTGAAGCCGGCCCCGGGGTCCAAGACCAAGAAGACCCGGGTCGGCCGCGGTGAGGCCTCCAAGGGCAAGACCGCCGGTCGCGGTACCAAGGGAACCAAGGCACGCAAGAACGTGCCGGTAACCTTCGAGGGCGGCCAGATGCCGATCCACATGCGGCTGCCGAAGCTCAAGGGCTTCCGCAACCGGTTCCGCACCGAGTACGCCGTGGTGAACCTCGGTGACCTCAGCCGGGTGTTCCCCGAGGGCGGCACAGTCGGCGTCGACGATCTGGTGGCCAAGGGCCTGGTTCGCAAGAACGTCCTGGTCAAGGTCCTCGGCGACGGCAAGCTCACCGCGAAGGTCGACGTGACCGCGCACAAGTTCAGCGGCAGTGCCCGCGAGGCCATCACCGCAGCGGGCGGCTCGGCCACCGAGCTCTGA
- the rpmD gene encoding 50S ribosomal protein L30, which produces MAELKITQVRGTVGTRWNQRESLRSLGLKKIRQSVVREDTPQTRGLIKVVHHLVEVEEVK; this is translated from the coding sequence ATGGCAGAACTGAAGATCACCCAGGTGCGCGGCACCGTCGGCACACGCTGGAACCAGCGTGAGAGCCTGCGGTCGCTGGGCCTGAAGAAGATCCGGCAGTCGGTGGTCCGTGAGGACACCCCGCAGACACGCGGCCTGATCAAGGTTGTCCACCACCTCGTCGAGGTTGAGGAAGTCAAATGA
- the rpsE gene encoding 30S ribosomal protein S5: MMADQTSEAPVSNTGGPSAGTRTDEQRGGRDDRGGRGRRDDRGDRGGRGGRDGGEKSNYIERVVTINRVSKVVKGGRRFSFTALVIVGDGHGLVGVGYGKAKEVPAAIAKGVEEARKNFFRVPLIGGTVTHPVQGEAAAGVVMLRPASPGTGVIAGGACRAVLECAGVHDVLAKSLGSDNAINVVHATVAALKLLQRPEEVAARRGLPIEDVAPAGMLRARRESEALAAAAAREGSA, translated from the coding sequence ATAATGGCGGACCAGACTTCTGAGGCCCCGGTCTCCAACACCGGCGGTCCCAGCGCGGGAACCCGCACCGACGAGCAGCGCGGTGGGCGTGACGACCGCGGTGGCCGCGGCCGCCGTGACGATCGTGGTGACCGCGGCGGACGCGGTGGACGCGACGGCGGTGAGAAGAGCAACTACATCGAGCGTGTGGTCACCATCAACCGCGTGTCCAAGGTGGTCAAGGGTGGTCGCCGGTTCAGCTTCACCGCGCTGGTCATCGTCGGCGACGGCCATGGCCTCGTCGGTGTCGGCTACGGCAAGGCCAAAGAGGTGCCCGCCGCGATCGCCAAGGGTGTCGAGGAAGCTCGTAAGAACTTCTTCCGCGTCCCGCTGATCGGCGGCACCGTCACACACCCGGTCCAGGGCGAAGCCGCTGCCGGTGTCGTGATGCTGCGTCCGGCCAGCCCGGGTACCGGCGTCATCGCCGGCGGTGCCTGCCGCGCGGTGCTGGAATGCGCCGGCGTGCATGACGTGCTGGCCAAGTCGCTGGGCAGCGATAACGCGATCAACGTGGTTCACGCCACCGTTGCCGCGCTGAAGCTGCTGCAGCGTCCCGAAGAGGTGGCCGCCCGGCGCGGTCTGCCCATCGAAGACGTCGCGCCGGCCGGCATGCTGCGCGCGCGTCGGGAAAGCGAAGCGCTGGCCGCTGCGGCAGCGCGTGAGGGAAGCGCATAA
- the rplR gene encoding 50S ribosomal protein L18, whose product MAQAQKAATDRTPVGTSVSAARRVSRLRRHNRLRKKVVGTAARPRLVVNRSSRHIHVQLVDDGTGTTLAAASSIEADVRAVEGDKKAHSVRVGQLIAERAKAAGIEAVVFDRGGNTYGGRIAALADAARESGLKF is encoded by the coding sequence ATGGCTCAAGCACAGAAAGCAGCCACCGATCGCACCCCGGTCGGCACGAGTGTCTCGGCCGCGCGCCGGGTTTCGCGCCTCCGGCGGCACAACCGGCTGCGTAAGAAGGTCGTCGGCACCGCCGCACGGCCGCGCCTCGTGGTCAACCGCTCCTCGCGGCATATCCACGTGCAGCTGGTCGACGACGGCACCGGCACCACGCTGGCCGCTGCGTCGTCCATCGAGGCCGACGTCCGCGCCGTCGAGGGCGACAAGAAGGCCCACAGCGTGCGCGTCGGACAGCTGATCGCCGAGCGTGCCAAGGCCGCCGGCATCGAAGCTGTCGTGTTCGACCGCGGTGGCAACACCTACGGCGGCCGCATCGCGGCGCTCGCCGATGCCGCCCGCGAGAGCGGACTCAAGTTCTAG
- the rplF gene encoding 50S ribosomal protein L6: MSRIGKQPVPVPSGVDVTIDGQNLSVKGPKGTLALEVAEPITVSRNDDGAIVVARPDDERRSRSLHGLSRTLVANLVTGVTEGYVTKMEIFGVGYRVQLKGSNLEFALGYSHPVVIEAPEGITFAVETPTKFSVSGIDKQKVGQISANIRRLRRPDPYKGKGVRYEGEQIRRKVGKTGK; this comes from the coding sequence ATGTCGCGTATTGGAAAGCAGCCGGTGCCGGTTCCCTCCGGTGTCGATGTGACGATCGACGGGCAGAACCTGTCGGTCAAGGGCCCCAAGGGCACGCTCGCACTGGAGGTCGCCGAGCCGATCACGGTGTCGCGCAATGACGACGGTGCGATCGTGGTGGCCCGGCCCGACGACGAACGTCGTAGCCGCTCGCTCCACGGTCTGTCCCGCACGCTGGTCGCCAACCTGGTGACCGGAGTGACCGAGGGATACGTCACCAAGATGGAGATCTTCGGCGTCGGCTACCGCGTGCAGCTCAAGGGCAGCAACCTGGAGTTCGCGCTCGGATACAGCCACCCCGTGGTCATCGAGGCCCCGGAGGGCATCACCTTCGCGGTGGAGACCCCCACCAAGTTCTCGGTCTCGGGTATCGACAAGCAGAAGGTCGGCCAGATCTCGGCCAACATCCGTCGGCTGCGCCGCCCGGACCCGTATAAGGGCAAGGGCGTTCGCTACGAGGGTGAGCAGATCCGCCGCAAGGTCGGAAAGACAGGTAAGTAA
- the rpsH gene encoding 30S ribosomal protein S8 gives MTMTDPIADFLTRLRNANSAYHDEVTLPHSKIKANIAEILKREGYISDFRTEDARVGKALVVQLKYGPNRERSLAGLRRVSKPGLRVYAKSTSLPRVLGGLGVAIISTSSGLLTDRQAARQGVGGEVLAYVW, from the coding sequence ATGACTATGACGGACCCGATCGCAGACTTCTTGACACGTCTGCGCAACGCCAATTCGGCGTATCACGACGAGGTGACCCTGCCGCACTCGAAGATCAAGGCGAACATCGCCGAGATCCTCAAGCGCGAGGGTTACATCAGCGACTTCCGCACCGAGGATGCCCGGGTCGGTAAGGCGCTGGTAGTCCAGCTCAAGTACGGCCCCAACCGGGAGCGAAGCCTCGCCGGTCTGCGCCGGGTGTCCAAGCCCGGCCTGCGGGTCTATGCGAAATCCACCAGTCTGCCGCGCGTGCTCGGCGGCCTGGGCGTGGCGATCATCTCCACGTCCTCGGGCCTGCTCACCGACCGCCAGGCAGCCCGTCAGGGCGTGGGCGGCGAAGTCCTCGCGTACGTCTGGTAG
- a CDS encoding type Z 30S ribosomal protein S14, translating into MAKKALVNKANKKPKFAVRAYTRCNRCGRPHAVYRKFGLCRICLREMAHAGELPGVQKSSW; encoded by the coding sequence ATGGCAAAGAAGGCGCTGGTCAATAAGGCCAACAAGAAGCCGAAGTTCGCCGTGCGGGCCTACACCCGCTGCAACCGGTGCGGCCGTCCGCACGCCGTGTATCGCAAGTTCGGCCTGTGCCGGATCTGCCTGCGCGAGATGGCGCACGCCGGCGAACTGCCCGGTGTGCAGAAGTCCAGCTGGTAA
- the rplE gene encoding 50S ribosomal protein L5 gives MTTVEKVQPRLKARYREEIKDALNKEFNYANVMQIPGVVKVVVNMGVGDAARDAKLINGAVNDLALITGQKPEIRKARKSIAQFKLREGMPIGARVTLRGDRMWEFLDRLVSIALPRIRDFRGLSPKQFDGHGNYTFGLAEQSVFHEIDVDSIDRPRGMDITVVTSATNDDEGRALLRALGFPFKEN, from the coding sequence ATGACAACTGTGGAAAAAGTTCAGCCCCGGCTGAAGGCGCGCTACCGCGAGGAAATCAAGGACGCGCTCAACAAAGAGTTCAACTACGCCAACGTCATGCAGATCCCCGGCGTGGTCAAGGTCGTCGTCAACATGGGTGTCGGTGACGCCGCCCGCGACGCGAAGCTGATCAACGGCGCGGTCAACGACCTGGCGCTGATCACCGGCCAGAAGCCGGAGATCCGCAAGGCCCGCAAGTCCATCGCCCAGTTCAAGCTGCGCGAAGGTATGCCGATCGGTGCTCGGGTGACCCTGCGCGGCGACCGGATGTGGGAGTTCCTCGACCGCCTGGTGTCCATCGCCCTGCCGCGTATCCGCGACTTCCGCGGCCTGTCGCCCAAGCAGTTCGACGGCCACGGCAACTACACCTTCGGGCTCGCCGAGCAGTCGGTGTTCCACGAGATCGACGTGGACTCCATCGACCGCCCCCGGGGCATGGACATCACCGTCGTCACGTCGGCGACGAACGACGACGAAGGTCGGGCGCTGCTGCGGGCGCTGGGCTTCCCGTTCAAGGAGAACTGA
- the rplX gene encoding 50S ribosomal protein L24, which translates to MKVKKGDTVLVISGKDKGAKGKVLQAFPTRNRVLVEGVNRIKKHTAQSANERGASSGGIVTQEASIHVSNVMVVDSDGKPARVGYRLNEETGKRVRVSKRNGKDI; encoded by the coding sequence ATGAAGGTCAAGAAGGGCGACACCGTCCTGGTCATCTCCGGCAAGGACAAGGGCGCCAAAGGCAAAGTGCTGCAGGCTTTCCCAACGCGTAACCGGGTGCTGGTCGAGGGCGTCAACCGGATCAAGAAGCACACCGCGCAGTCGGCCAACGAGCGTGGCGCGTCCTCGGGCGGCATCGTCACCCAGGAGGCGTCCATCCACGTTTCCAACGTGATGGTCGTCGACTCCGACGGCAAGCCGGCCCGCGTCGGCTACCGCCTCAACGAGGAAACCGGCAAGCGCGTTCGAGTTTCCAAGCGCAACGGCAAGGACATCTGA
- the rplN gene encoding 50S ribosomal protein L14, translating into MIQQESRLKVADNTGAKEILCIRVLGGSSRRYAGIGDIIVATVKDAIPGGNVKRGDVVKAVVVRTVKERRRADGSYIKFDENAAVIIKADNDPRGTRIFGPVGRELREKKFMKIVSLAPEVL; encoded by the coding sequence GTGATTCAGCAGGAATCGCGACTCAAGGTCGCCGACAACACGGGCGCCAAGGAGATCTTGTGCATCCGCGTGCTGGGTGGCTCGTCGCGGCGCTACGCCGGCATCGGCGACATCATCGTGGCGACCGTCAAGGACGCCATCCCCGGTGGCAACGTCAAGCGCGGTGACGTCGTCAAGGCCGTCGTGGTGCGCACCGTCAAGGAGCGTCGTCGCGCCGACGGCAGCTACATCAAGTTCGACGAGAACGCCGCGGTCATCATCAAGGCCGACAACGACCCGCGTGGCACCCGCATCTTCGGCCCGGTCGGGCGCGAGCTGCGTGAGAAGAAGTTCATGAAGATCGTGTCGCTGGCCCCGGAGGTGTTGTAA